The Actinopolyspora erythraea genome has a segment encoding these proteins:
- a CDS encoding cupin domain-containing protein: MNVVDILPGSVWRLGWALEEENVVVVFRGDGHGDVTSERSTLRGGDALYSPTGRTLELRAGDEGLLVYVWRTRLRGDEPRGENPRISSELGNTETQLRGFTGTGEVPARDETAVMNFVFWPGTGSSRLCLHCGTMRPGQTFNVHTHPESEEAFIAFEGRGRFYLEDGWYEAEAGDVLFAPPGVPHGTSYPEEGADAPTFVTCGGPTPFDPVLYARAGVSAEVR; encoded by the coding sequence TTGAACGTCGTCGACATTCTCCCCGGAAGCGTGTGGCGGCTCGGCTGGGCGCTGGAGGAGGAGAACGTCGTCGTGGTGTTCCGCGGTGACGGCCACGGGGACGTGACCTCCGAGCGGTCCACCCTGCGCGGTGGGGACGCCCTGTACTCCCCTACCGGGCGAACCCTGGAGCTGCGGGCCGGCGACGAGGGACTGCTGGTCTACGTCTGGCGTACCCGACTGCGGGGGGACGAACCCCGCGGTGAGAACCCGCGCATCAGCAGCGAGTTGGGCAATACCGAGACGCAGCTGCGCGGTTTCACCGGAACCGGCGAGGTGCCGGCCCGGGACGAGACCGCCGTCATGAACTTCGTCTTCTGGCCCGGTACGGGCAGCAGCAGGCTCTGCCTGCACTGCGGAACCATGCGGCCGGGGCAGACCTTCAACGTGCACACGCACCCGGAGAGCGAGGAGGCCTTCATCGCCTTCGAGGGACGCGGGCGGTTCTACCTCGAGGACGGTTGGTACGAGGCCGAGGCCGGTGACGTGCTCTTCGCTCCACCGGGAGTGCCGCACGGAACCAGCTACCCGGAAGAGGGGGCCGACGCTCCGACCTTCGTCACCTGCGGCGGTCCCACGCCCTTCGACCCCGTGCTCTACGCCCGTGCGGGCGTCTCAGCGGAAGTGAGGTGA